A region of Macrobrachium nipponense isolate FS-2020 chromosome 7, ASM1510439v2, whole genome shotgun sequence DNA encodes the following proteins:
- the LOC135217764 gene encoding rhodanese domain-containing protein CG4456-like isoform X1 yields MSTGRRCQSSHGSADCADIHYDELSSNKDDFTIIDVRNPGEIEHEGHIPGAHNVPLPELDDALKMGDDDFNSKYGFDKPKDGDSIVVHCQKGSRARRAGDKMANAGMSVRVYPGSFDDWKAKGGEVNPGKP; encoded by the exons ATGTCTACTG GTCGACGTTGTCAGTCATCACATGGATCAGCAGACTGTGCTG ATATCCACTACGATGAGCTCTCTAGCAACAAGGACGACTTCACCATCATCGACGTCAGGAACCCTGGCGAGATCGAACACGAGGGTCACATCCCCGGGGCTCACAACGTCCCCC TCCCCGAACTGGACGACGCCCTGAAAATGGGCGACGACGACTTCAACTCCAAATACGGCTTTGACAAGCCGAAAGATGGCGACTCCATCGTCGTCCATTGCCAGAAGGGCTCCCGCGCCAGGAGAGCTGGAGACAAGATGGCCAATGCTGGGATGTCAGTGAG GGTATACCCCGGCTCCTTCGACGATTGGAAGGCCAAGGGGGGTGAGGTCAACCCTGGCAAGCCCTGA
- the LOC135217764 gene encoding rhodanese domain-containing protein CG4456-like isoform X2 encodes MSTDIHYDELSSNKDDFTIIDVRNPGEIEHEGHIPGAHNVPLPELDDALKMGDDDFNSKYGFDKPKDGDSIVVHCQKGSRARRAGDKMANAGMSVRVYPGSFDDWKAKGGEVNPGKP; translated from the exons ATGTCTACTG ATATCCACTACGATGAGCTCTCTAGCAACAAGGACGACTTCACCATCATCGACGTCAGGAACCCTGGCGAGATCGAACACGAGGGTCACATCCCCGGGGCTCACAACGTCCCCC TCCCCGAACTGGACGACGCCCTGAAAATGGGCGACGACGACTTCAACTCCAAATACGGCTTTGACAAGCCGAAAGATGGCGACTCCATCGTCGTCCATTGCCAGAAGGGCTCCCGCGCCAGGAGAGCTGGAGACAAGATGGCCAATGCTGGGATGTCAGTGAG GGTATACCCCGGCTCCTTCGACGATTGGAAGGCCAAGGGGGGTGAGGTCAACCCTGGCAAGCCCTGA